In Perognathus longimembris pacificus isolate PPM17 chromosome 23, ASM2315922v1, whole genome shotgun sequence, a single genomic region encodes these proteins:
- the LOC125340680 gene encoding olfactory receptor 4F15-like, whose translation MYETNYSEVSEFIFLGLSTYRPVQRFLLAFSTVFYVIIVLGNVSIVLMVTLDFHLHSPMYFLLGNLSFIDLCLSTLIVPKMISDLYSGHNTISFQGCVIQMFLLHVLGGSEMVLLIVMAMDRYVAICKPLHYLRIMSPRMCSSLLFGVWVIGLIHSVIQLAFVVHLPFCGSNEIDSFYCDLPWFIKLACIDTYRMEFLVTANSGLISVGTFFLLLISYAFILFTVWKHSAARLHKAFSTLSAHMSVVVLFFGPCIFVYMWPFPTVPVDKFLAILDFMITPILNPAIYTLRNKDMKLAMRRLNGLLLNLKRIS comes from the coding sequence ATGTATGAAACAAATTACTCTGAAGTATCAGAATTTATATTTCTTGGACTTTCTACCTACAGACCAGTGCAGCGTTTTCTCCTTGCCTTCTCTACAGTGTTTTATGTGATCATTGTCCTAGGTAATGTCTCCATTGTGCTTATGGTGACTTTAGACTTCCATCTACATTCCCCCATGTATTTCCTTTTAGGAAACCTCTCATTTATTGACCTATGCTTGTCTACTTTAATAGTTCCCAAAATGATTTCTGACTTGTACTCTGGCCACAATACCATTTCATTCCAGGGTTGTGTCATACAGATGTTTCTCCTCCATGTCCTTGGAGGATCTGAGATGGTGCTGCTCATAGTGATGGCCATGGACAGATATGTGGCCATTTGCAAACCACTTCACTACCTGCGTATTATGAGCCCACGAATGTGTAGTTCGCTTCTGTTTGGGGTTTGGGTTATTGGACTGATTCACTCAGTGATCCAGTTAGCTTTTGTTGTACATTTGCCTTTTTGTGGCTCTAATGAGATAGATAGCTTTTATTGTGATCTTCCTTGGTTTATTAAACTGGCCTGCATAGATACTTACAGAATGGAATTCTTGGTAACTGCTAACAGTGGGCTAATTTCTGTTGGCACATTCTTCTTATTGCTCATCTCCTATGCTTTCATACTCTTCACTGTATGGAAACACTCTGCTGCTAGATTGCACAAGGCCTTCTCTACTCTTTCAGCTCATATGTCGGTGGTGGTTTTGTTCTTTGGACCTTGCATCTTTGTTTACATGTGGCCATTTCCTACAGTACCAGTGGATAAGTTTCTTGCAATTCTGGATTTCATGATTACACCCATCCTGAATCCTGCCATTTACACCCTGAGGAACAAAGACATGAAGCTAGCAATGAGGAGATTGAATGGTCTACTCTTGAATTTGAAAAGAATCTCCTAA
- the LOC125340465 gene encoding olfactory receptor 4K3-like has translation MEKGNQSVVSEFIFQGLCASKELQIFLLLTFSTLYLLTVVGNLFVVLLIIRDHHLHSPMYFLLANLSFVDFCLSSVTTPKLTTDLLQENKTISFGGCMSQILGVHFFGGAEMTILVTMGYDRYVAICKPLHYSSIMDRQKCIWLVWIAWIIGFLHSLIQMVTIVGLPFCGPRVVDSFFCDIPLVMKLACMETDTLGRVINTNSGIYATTCFILLMISYTYILLTVFLRSKDGASKALSTCTSHIVVVVLFFGPCIVIFLGSVNITWVDKFLSVVYTLITPVLNPAIYTLRNKEIKNAIKRLWASLSNMKP, from the coding sequence atggagaaaggaaaccaGTCTGTGGTGTCTGAGTTTATTTTCCAGGGGCTTTGTGCCTCCAAGGAGCTGCAGATCTTCCTCCTTCTGACATTTTCTACACTCTACCTGCTGACTGTCGTGGGTAATCTCTTCGTGGTGCTGCTGATCATCAGGGACCACCATCTCCACTCGCCCATGTACTTCCTGTTAGCTAATCTCTCCTTTGTTGACTTCTGCCTCTCCTCAGTAACCACACCCAAGCTGACCACAGACCTCCTGCAGGAGAATAAGACCATTTCCTTTGGGGGCTGCATGAGCCAGATACTGGGTGTGCATTTCTTTGGAGGGGCTGAGATGACAATTCTTGTGACAATGGgttatgaccgctatgtggccatctgcaagccACTCCATTACTCCAGCATCATGGACAGGCAAAAGTGCATCTGGTTAGTTTGGATAGCATGGATCATTGGCTTTTTGCATTCTCTAATTCAAATGGTCACAATTGTGGGTTTGCCCTTCTGTGGACCCAGAGTAGTAGACAGCTTCTTCTGTGACATTCCCTTGGTTATGAAATTAGCCTGTATGGAAACTGACACTTTGGGAAGGGTGATAAATACTAACAGTGGCATTTATGCCACAACTTGCTTCATTCTGTTGATGATCTCTTACACTTACATCCTATTAACTGTCTTCCTTCGTTCTAAAGACGGTGCATCAAAGGCACTCTCTACCTGTACCTCCCACATTGTTGTGGTGGTATTGTTCTTTGGACCCTGCATTGTCATCTTTTTAGGGTCAGTCAACATCACCTGGGTGGACAAGTTTCTGTCCGTGGTTTATACACTCATCACACCTGTCCTCAACCCAGCCATCTACACACTGCGAAATAAAGAGATTAAGAATGCCATAAAGAGGTTGTGGGCATCGCTATCAAACATGAAACCCTAA
- the LOC125340466 gene encoding olfactory receptor 4F15-like, with product MNQLNGSMVSEFVLLGLSDSWEMRVFLMLTFSLLYSGIILGNLFIVFLVIADSHLHSPMYFLLANLSLNDVWVSSTTIPKMISDILKEYKVISFQSCMTQICFIHIMGGVEMVLLITMAFDRYTAICKPLHYLTIMSPKICVLFVVLGWVTGVIHAMSQFSFVINLPFCGPNKIDSFYCDFPRIIKLACTDDAKYELVIAANSGFMSMGTFLLLLLSYAFILVTVWKRSAGDVSKALVTLSAHITVVVLFFTPCIFLYAWPFPTSSIDKYLFIADFAITPALNPVIYTLRNKDIRVAVQRLRKQGHFGRLC from the coding sequence ATGAATCAACTCAATGGCTCCATGGTTTCTGAGTTTGTGCTACTGGGTCTCTCCGATTCTTGGGAAATGAGGGTTTTTCTCATGTTGACATTCTCCTTGCTCTACTCAGGAATTATTCTGGGAAACCTCTTCATTGTGTTTTTAGTTATTGCTGACTCTCACTTGCACTCTCCTATGTATTTCCTGCTGGCCAACCTGTCCTTGAACGACGTGTGGGTTTCTTCCACCACAATTCCCAAGATGATCtcagatattttaaaagaatacaaagTAATTTCTTTCCAAAGCTGTATGACACAGATCTGCTTCATCCACATCATGGGAGGCGTGGAGATGGTATTGCTCATAACGATGGCATTTGACAGATACACAGCAATCTGTAAGCCTCTTCACTACTTAACCATTATGAGCCCTAAaatctgtgttttgtttgtggtccttggctgggtcacaggagtgATCCATGCCATGTCTCAGTTTTCATTTGTCATAAACTTGCCTTTTTGTGGTCCTAACAAAATAGATAGCTTTTATTGTGATTTCCCACGGATTATAAAACTTGCTTGCACAGATGATGCCAAGTATGAGTTGGTGATCGCTGCCAACAGCGGGTTCATGAGCATGGGCAccttcctcctgctgctcctgTCCTATGCCTTCATTCTGGTCACGGTGTGGAAACGGTCTGCAGGGGACGTATCCAAGGCACTCGTAACTCTGTCAGCTCACATCACTGTGGTTGTTCTCTTCTTCACCCCATGCATATTTCTCTATGCATGGCCCTTTCCAACATCATCAATTGACAAATATCTGTTTATTGCTGACTTTGCTATCACCCCTGCCTTAAATCCTGTCATCTACACATTAAGAAACAAAGACATAAGGGTAGCAGTTCAAAGACTGAGGAAACAGGGTCATTTTGGCAGACTTTGCTGA